A region of Solirubrobacterales bacterium DNA encodes the following proteins:
- a CDS encoding TetR/AcrR family transcriptional regulator yields MGRRPQPQIRQRLLDACTDHALEHGLPDRLGPLAAAAGTSNRMLIYHFGTRDGLLREILGQARQRQVEAFTELLRVRPEEPYVATLSHAWSAMTGPRGRPYLRMFSRLHDTAGEPLWPGFRRIATTDWLAPLEQGMRSLGRPELATVVLAVIRGLLMDLDATGDAVRTGQAFQDFLTTIEKA; encoded by the coding sequence ATGGGAAGGCGCCCGCAACCGCAGATCAGGCAGCGGCTCCTCGACGCTTGCACCGACCACGCGCTCGAGCACGGGCTTCCCGACCGGCTCGGACCGCTGGCCGCCGCCGCCGGAACCTCGAACCGGATGCTGATCTACCATTTCGGCACCCGTGACGGCCTGCTCCGCGAGATCCTCGGGCAGGCCCGGCAGCGCCAGGTGGAGGCCTTCACCGAGCTCCTGCGCGTTCGACCCGAAGAGCCCTATGTGGCGACCTTAAGCCACGCGTGGTCCGCAATGACCGGGCCGCGCGGCAGACCCTACCTGCGCATGTTCAGCCGGCTGCACGACACCGCAGGCGAACCGCTCTGGCCGGGCTTCCGGCGCATCGCGACCACCGACTGGCTCGCGCCCCTCGAGCAAGGCATGCGCAGCCTCGGCCGGCCCGAGTTGGCCACCGTCGTGCTCGCCGTCATCCGCGGCCTGCTTATGGACCTCGACGCAACGGGCGATGCCGTGCGGACCGGCCAAGCGTTCCAAGACTTCTTGACGACGATCGAGAAAGCCTGA
- a CDS encoding ABC transporter permease, which produces MAAPAARAEGVVKRFGATVALAGVDLEVPEGTVFGLLGPNGAGKTTLVRILATLLTPDGGRAEVLGHNVVREPAIVRELLGLTGQFAAVDEILTGRENLEMFGRLFDLPPKDARRRASELLERFDLADAADRPARTYSGGMRRRLDLASSLLTRPRVLFLDEPTTGLDPRSRNQIWAIVRELRREGTTLLLTTQYLEEADELADRIAVIDHGRVIAEGTGNELKDRVGGQILEVELSSAAQRDQARTVLARVGCGEPEPDERPDRLTLPAPRDGLELIEEAAAELRRAEIGVSDLALRGPTLDDVFLQLTGAPPSEDGNPRPPVAVEPASVPRASTLQLKLPTLQTVRSGLTDAAVVTGRNLRHFIRQPELLIFSTIQPVMFVLLFVYVFGGAVSRSLPHGVAYVDYLLPGIFVQSVTFRASMTAVGLSEDLRRGVIDRFRSMPMAQSAVLLGRTLADLVRNILIVGLMIVVGYLVGFRFHGGVSGALACVVVVAAFGLALSWIFAFVALTVRGAEAAQSAGFVVIFPLVFASSVFVPISTMPNWLQGFAEVSPVTVTADAARSFALTGAPASLGAAAAWIVGLLAIFVPLSMWRYRRMD; this is translated from the coding sequence ATGGCCGCTCCCGCGGCGCGAGCAGAAGGCGTGGTCAAGCGCTTCGGGGCGACGGTAGCCCTTGCGGGTGTAGATCTCGAGGTGCCGGAGGGGACGGTATTCGGGCTGCTGGGCCCCAACGGGGCGGGCAAGACCACCCTCGTCCGGATCCTCGCCACGCTGCTCACCCCGGACGGCGGGCGGGCGGAGGTCCTCGGGCACAACGTCGTGCGGGAGCCGGCCATAGTCCGGGAGCTGCTCGGGTTGACAGGGCAGTTCGCCGCCGTCGACGAGATCCTGACCGGACGCGAGAACCTGGAGATGTTCGGGCGCCTCTTCGACCTCCCTCCGAAAGATGCGCGCCGCCGAGCGAGCGAGCTGCTCGAACGCTTCGACTTGGCCGATGCGGCCGACCGCCCGGCGCGCACGTACTCGGGCGGCATGCGCCGTCGCCTCGACCTCGCGTCGAGCCTGCTGACCCGTCCAAGGGTCTTGTTTCTGGACGAGCCGACCACGGGCCTCGATCCGCGCAGCCGCAACCAGATCTGGGCGATCGTGCGGGAGCTACGGCGCGAGGGGACGACGCTCCTGCTGACGACCCAATACCTCGAGGAGGCCGATGAGCTAGCCGACCGGATCGCCGTGATCGATCACGGGAGGGTCATCGCGGAGGGAACAGGCAACGAGCTCAAGGATCGCGTGGGGGGTCAGATCCTGGAGGTCGAGCTGTCCAGTGCGGCGCAGCGTGACCAAGCGCGGACGGTGCTTGCGCGGGTGGGTTGCGGCGAGCCCGAGCCGGACGAGCGCCCGGACCGGCTCACGCTTCCAGCGCCGCGAGACGGCCTCGAGCTGATCGAGGAGGCCGCGGCGGAGCTCCGGCGGGCGGAGATCGGCGTCAGCGACCTCGCGCTTCGCGGGCCCACGCTGGACGATGTCTTCCTCCAGCTCACGGGTGCGCCGCCGAGCGAGGACGGCAACCCGCGGCCACCGGTCGCCGTGGAGCCGGCCAGCGTCCCACGCGCGTCGACCCTGCAGCTGAAGCTCCCGACGCTGCAGACCGTTCGGTCCGGCCTCACCGACGCCGCCGTCGTCACCGGCCGCAACCTGCGCCATTTCATCCGCCAGCCCGAGCTGCTCATCTTCTCGACGATCCAGCCGGTCATGTTCGTGTTGTTGTTCGTCTACGTGTTCGGCGGGGCGGTCAGCCGCTCGCTCCCGCACGGAGTCGCGTACGTCGACTATCTGCTCCCGGGGATCTTTGTGCAGTCAGTGACCTTTCGGGCCTCGATGACCGCCGTTGGCCTCTCCGAGGATCTGAGGCGCGGGGTGATTGACCGGTTTCGTTCGATGCCGATGGCGCAGTCCGCTGTGCTGCTGGGCCGCACCCTCGCGGACCTGGTTCGCAATATCTTGATCGTGGGGCTGATGATCGTCGTCGGCTATTTGGTCGGCTTTCGCTTTCACGGGGGGGTTTCGGGGGCGCTCGCCTGTGTCGTCGTCGTCGCCGCGTTCGGCCTCGCGCTCAGCTGGATCTTCGCCTTCGTGGCCCTGACGGTCCGGGGTGCCGAGGCCGCGCAGTCGGCTGGTTTCGTGGTGATCTTCCCGCTGGTCTTCGCGAGCTCGGTGTTCGTCCCCATCTCGACCATGCCCAACTGGTTACAGGGCTTCGCCGAGGTCAGCCCCGTCACGGTCACCGCGGATGCCGCCCGGTCGTTTGCGCTGACCGGGGCGCCGGCTTCGCTCGGAGCCGCCGCGGCGTGGATCGTCGGCCTGCTGGCCATCTTCGTTCCGTTGAGCATGTGGCGCTATCGGCGGATGGACTAA
- a CDS encoding amidohydrolase family protein translates to MAVDVWMQHPTLRFLQHEMFESLLRWTGQEVPAEELSIDLTIAAMDAAGISFGLLSAWQAPDGPLIANDEVADWIAKHPDRFAGLGAVNLAKPMDAVRELRRCVEELGFIGLRVIPWLWEAPPTDRRYYPLYAACVELEVPFCTQVGHTGPMRPSETGRPIPYIDQVALDFPELTIVCGHIGYPWTEEMVAVARKHENVFIDTSAYTAKRYPPELVRYMTSRSGRRKVMFGSNYPMIAPEAALADLAALQLDDETGELFLAGNARRVFGLDAAAH, encoded by the coding sequence ATGGCAGTCGACGTCTGGATGCAACACCCGACGCTGCGGTTCCTTCAACACGAGATGTTCGAATCGCTGCTGCGCTGGACCGGGCAGGAGGTCCCAGCCGAGGAACTGTCGATCGACCTCACGATCGCCGCGATGGATGCCGCTGGGATCTCGTTCGGCCTGCTCAGCGCATGGCAAGCCCCGGACGGTCCGTTGATTGCCAATGACGAGGTGGCCGACTGGATCGCGAAGCACCCGGATCGCTTCGCGGGCCTCGGGGCCGTGAACCTGGCCAAACCAATGGATGCCGTTCGAGAGCTGCGGCGTTGCGTCGAGGAGCTCGGATTCATCGGGTTGCGCGTCATTCCCTGGCTGTGGGAGGCGCCGCCCACAGATCGCCGCTACTACCCGCTTTATGCGGCCTGCGTCGAGCTCGAGGTGCCGTTCTGCACCCAGGTGGGCCACACCGGCCCGATGCGTCCATCAGAGACCGGCAGACCGATTCCCTATATCGACCAGGTGGCGCTCGACTTCCCGGAGCTGACGATCGTCTGCGGGCACATCGGCTATCCCTGGACCGAGGAGATGGTGGCGGTCGCCCGCAAGCACGAGAACGTTTTCATCGACACCTCGGCCTACACCGCGAAGCGCTATCCGCCGGAATTGGTGCGCTACATGACCAGCCGGAGCGGTAGGCGCAAGGTCATGTTCGGGAGCAACTATCCGATGATCGCGCCGGAAGCGGCACTGGCGGATCTCGCCGCGCTCCAGCTCGATGACGAGACGGGGGAACTCTTCTTGGCCGGCAACGCGCGCCGCGTGTTCGGTCTCGATGCGGCCGCCCATTAG
- a CDS encoding LLM class flavin-dependent oxidoreductase, giving the protein MDISCATPTTLYSPEHVAIAEELGYTRAWFYDTPQQSPDVWMTLALAAERTERIGLGPGVLVPSLRHPMVNAAGTAALEALAPGRVAVAFGTGWTGRRAMGVPRPIKWAYMEAYIRAYRGLLRGETVEWEGARMRMLHPDGHAVPHSIDVPVLIGAQGPKGQSVAKELADGLFTVAIVPEFATEFSWVPHLCLGTVLDEGEDPRSERVRAAAGPGAINMYHGAYELNANLADLPGGREWLAAIEEAPEGERHLAVHDQHMVGLNAADQAAWDAGADTMVEAFSFTGTAATLRARAAELADKGVTEIVYQPAGPDIRRELRTFIEAVDV; this is encoded by the coding sequence ATGGATATCTCTTGTGCGACACCGACGACTCTCTACTCGCCCGAGCACGTGGCCATTGCTGAGGAGCTCGGCTACACGCGCGCCTGGTTTTACGACACGCCGCAGCAGAGCCCCGACGTATGGATGACGCTGGCGCTCGCCGCCGAGCGGACCGAGCGGATTGGCCTCGGCCCGGGGGTGTTGGTGCCGTCGCTTCGCCATCCGATGGTCAATGCCGCCGGGACCGCCGCCCTCGAGGCTCTCGCGCCGGGCCGGGTGGCGGTTGCGTTCGGGACCGGGTGGACCGGCCGTCGGGCGATGGGCGTGCCACGGCCAATCAAGTGGGCCTACATGGAGGCCTACATCAGGGCCTACCGAGGCCTCCTGCGCGGCGAGACCGTCGAATGGGAGGGCGCACGGATGCGGATGCTTCATCCCGACGGCCACGCTGTCCCCCATTCGATCGACGTGCCCGTGTTGATCGGAGCGCAGGGACCTAAGGGCCAGTCCGTAGCAAAGGAACTGGCCGACGGCCTCTTCACCGTGGCGATCGTCCCTGAGTTCGCCACCGAATTCTCCTGGGTCCCGCATCTATGTTTGGGAACAGTGCTCGATGAAGGAGAAGATCCGCGGTCGGAGCGCGTTCGCGCCGCGGCCGGACCAGGCGCGATCAACATGTATCACGGCGCCTACGAGCTCAACGCCAACCTGGCGGACCTGCCCGGCGGGAGGGAGTGGCTCGCGGCGATCGAAGAGGCGCCGGAGGGCGAGCGCCATCTCGCCGTCCACGACCAGCACATGGTCGGGCTGAACGCGGCCGACCAGGCAGCATGGGATGCCGGGGCCGACACGATGGTCGAGGCATTCAGCTTCACCGGCACGGCGGCGACGCTCCGCGCCAGGGCAGCCGAGCTCGCCGACAAAGGCGTCACAGAGATCGTCTATCAGCCGGCGGGGCCCGACATCCGCAGAGAACTGCGGACGTTCATCGAGGCAGTCGACGTCTGA
- a CDS encoding DUF1003 domain-containing protein: protein MPSDHRSNTVADPAHNGKLSKRLHRFLVPVPKLEPPINPALLEREKARAEAGQNRVADKITAFSGSMLFVYLHIIWFGCWIGFGVEDYPYGLLTMIVSLEAIFLSTFVMISQNRADARRQVIADQQWRTVQEEDKQNKELLDLSRQILSLTKEVRALAGPGGSSSPASD, encoded by the coding sequence ATGCCAAGCGATCACCGATCAAACACAGTTGCCGATCCGGCCCACAACGGCAAGCTCAGTAAGCGGCTGCACCGCTTCCTCGTTCCCGTGCCCAAGCTGGAGCCCCCAATCAATCCCGCCCTGCTGGAGCGGGAGAAGGCGCGCGCGGAGGCGGGACAGAACCGGGTTGCGGACAAGATCACCGCTTTTTCGGGATCAATGCTGTTCGTCTATCTGCACATCATCTGGTTCGGTTGCTGGATTGGTTTCGGGGTGGAGGACTATCCGTACGGTCTCCTGACGATGATCGTCTCGCTCGAGGCCATCTTCCTCTCGACCTTCGTGATGATTTCCCAGAACCGCGCCGACGCCAGGCGCCAGGTGATCGCCGACCAGCAGTGGAGGACGGTCCAGGAGGAGGACAAGCAGAACAAGGAGCTGCTCGACCTCTCCAGGCAGATCCTCTCGCTGACCAAGGAGGTTCGCGCTCTCGCGGGTCCGGGTGGCAGCTCGTCGCCTGCCTCGGACTAG
- a CDS encoding four-helix bundle copper-binding protein codes for MATATLFKEMLEAHPWPAQVDRDVLVRCIDECSSCEALCTACADASLAEEDVVNMRKCIRLCLDCADICGTTGRLLTRQTEYVAATARAQVSSCRELCAACAEECGRHAQHHDHCRICAEECRRCEDACSAVLEAIP; via the coding sequence ATGGCCACAGCCACCCTGTTCAAGGAGATGCTCGAAGCTCATCCGTGGCCCGCTCAGGTCGACCGCGATGTGCTGGTTCGCTGCATCGATGAGTGCAGTTCATGTGAAGCGTTGTGCACCGCCTGTGCTGACGCCAGCCTCGCGGAGGAGGACGTCGTCAATATGCGCAAGTGCATCCGCCTCTGTCTGGACTGCGCCGACATCTGCGGCACCACCGGCCGCCTTCTCACGAGGCAGACCGAGTACGTCGCAGCGACCGCGAGGGCACAGGTGTCGTCGTGCCGTGAGCTTTGCGCCGCGTGCGCGGAGGAGTGCGGGCGGCATGCGCAGCATCACGACCATTGCCGCATCTGCGCCGAGGAATGCAGGCGCTGCGAGGACGCCTGCTCGGCGGTGCTCGAGGCAATCCCCTAG
- a CDS encoding nuclear transport factor 2 family protein: MSQENVEVVKEFTRRFEGGDRDEWREYFDPNVVFDTSATEMPFAGVYRGHQGIERFFRDWLGTWKDYEIAHSEYIAAGDAVVVVFRQSGTGRGSGVRTERDFFGVYELRESKVVRYHLYESRQEALEAAGLRE; this comes from the coding sequence ATGTCGCAGGAGAACGTGGAGGTGGTCAAGGAGTTCACCCGCCGCTTCGAGGGAGGGGATCGCGACGAGTGGCGCGAGTACTTCGATCCCAACGTGGTTTTTGACACGTCGGCGACTGAGATGCCCTTCGCGGGCGTCTACCGCGGCCACCAGGGGATCGAGCGGTTCTTCCGCGACTGGCTTGGGACCTGGAAGGACTACGAGATTGCGCACAGCGAGTACATCGCTGCGGGGGACGCGGTGGTCGTCGTGTTCCGCCAAAGCGGTACTGGCCGGGGCAGCGGGGTCCGGACCGAGCGGGACTTCTTTGGCGTCTACGAGCTGAGGGAATCGAAGGTCGTTCGGTACCACCTATACGAGTCGCGCCAGGAAGCCCTCGAAGCCGCCGGGCTACGTGAGTAG
- a CDS encoding CocE/NonD family hydrolase, producing MPPPTYMTVAKDVLVPMDDGVRLAATVTFPSRDGSTPAPGRFPVVLEMTPYGREGICGCIPGSDFAARGIVGAVVDVRGTGGSEGSLEGNYFSPREQRDGAELVQYFGTRGYSTGRVGMAGGSYLGITQYLAAERQPSHLKVITPTVALSDLYREGYTHDGIPNFFFDAQYLAVQQPGSITGTNTDPGLLGETAGAKIQQASGSANVPFDFLARPTDGPFYRQRSPLYHADRIQVPALIVDGWRDGFIFGGNEMYRALSRRSGVETRLYVDPCTHKGCGPPFYPGYNPSNLEDAEAVVFEFLRKYLRPGTQVPSRPRVRVYVQGQGQWMNRTQWPPPDSGVRRLYLSPAGMSEARPATTSTRSYVTNPADGLSMSFDEYGTIAASPYIPLDQRLAEEAGLTWRTSALRTPLTLTGESALHLVAASSAKDTDWFAKFSDVAPDGSETIVTAGFLRASHRQLDTTRTTPTRPWHTNTDPAPIEPGRYYPYDLAIWPTAYEFAKGHRLQLRLTSYDFPTHLPGTLKLDPGDPSSASFEPLPPATNTVRLGGASPSYLRITALDGS from the coding sequence ATGCCGCCGCCCACCTACATGACGGTCGCGAAGGACGTTCTCGTGCCGATGGACGACGGCGTACGCCTTGCCGCAACCGTGACCTTCCCGTCGCGCGATGGAAGCACCCCCGCTCCCGGGCGCTTCCCGGTCGTCCTGGAGATGACCCCGTATGGTCGGGAGGGCATCTGCGGCTGCATCCCGGGCTCCGACTTCGCGGCGCGCGGCATCGTCGGGGCGGTCGTCGACGTGCGCGGCACGGGTGGCAGCGAGGGCTCGCTCGAGGGCAACTACTTCTCGCCCCGCGAGCAACGCGATGGGGCCGAGCTGGTCCAGTACTTCGGCACCCGGGGCTACTCGACCGGCCGGGTCGGGATGGCCGGGGGCTCGTATCTGGGCATCACGCAGTACCTCGCCGCCGAGCGGCAGCCCTCGCACCTCAAGGTGATCACGCCAACCGTGGCGCTGTCTGATCTCTACCGCGAGGGCTACACGCACGACGGCATCCCGAACTTCTTCTTCGACGCGCAATATCTCGCCGTCCAGCAGCCAGGGAGCATCACGGGCACCAACACCGACCCTGGCCTCCTCGGCGAGACGGCCGGGGCGAAGATCCAGCAGGCGAGCGGCAGCGCCAACGTCCCGTTCGACTTCCTCGCCCGCCCCACTGACGGCCCCTTCTACCGCCAGCGCTCGCCGCTCTACCACGCGGACCGCATCCAGGTCCCCGCCCTGATCGTCGATGGCTGGCGCGACGGGTTCATCTTCGGCGGCAACGAGATGTACCGGGCGCTGTCGCGGCGTTCGGGAGTCGAGACCCGGCTCTACGTGGACCCCTGCACCCACAAGGGCTGCGGCCCGCCGTTCTATCCCGGATACAACCCCTCGAACTTGGAAGACGCCGAGGCGGTCGTGTTCGAGTTCCTGCGCAAGTACCTGAGGCCCGGAACGCAGGTGCCCTCGAGGCCGCGGGTGCGGGTGTACGTGCAGGGCCAAGGGCAGTGGATGAACCGCACCCAGTGGCCACCCCCGGACTCCGGGGTGCGGCGCCTCTACCTCTCCCCCGCCGGCATGAGCGAAGCGCGGCCGGCCACGACCAGCACCCGCAGCTACGTCACCAACCCGGCGGACGGGCTGAGCATGAGCTTTGACGAGTACGGCACGATCGCCGCTTCGCCCTACATCCCCCTTGATCAGCGGTTGGCCGAGGAGGCCGGGCTGACCTGGCGCACCAGCGCGCTCCGGACACCGCTCACGCTCACCGGAGAGAGCGCCCTGCACCTCGTCGCCGCCTCGTCGGCCAAGGACACTGACTGGTTCGCGAAGTTTTCCGACGTCGCCCCCGACGGCAGCGAGACGATCGTTACCGCGGGGTTCCTACGGGCATCCCACCGCCAACTCGACACGACCCGCACCACGCCAACGAGGCCCTGGCACACGAACACCGACCCTGCGCCGATCGAGCCCGGCCGTTACTACCCCTACGACCTCGCGATCTGGCCAACGGCCTACGAGTTCGCCAAGGGGCATCGCCTGCAACTCCGCCTGACGTCCTACGACTTTCCCACGCACCTGCCCGGGACGCTGAAGCTCGACCCAGGGGATCCGTCCTCGGCCTCGTTCGAGCCGCTCCCCCCGGCGACCAACACCGTCCGCCTGGGCGGCGCGAGCCCAAGCTACCTTCGCATCACCGCCCTCGACGGCTCCTGA
- a CDS encoding VOC family protein has translation MPAPLIEFPADDADRARRFWHGVLDAELAPRPTEAGSGWEIDQDGLRLGVHKRGPGPGDTASLPYFTVTDLAAAVERVLALGGAVIHPGERYAVCRDSEGSPFALAAAPRDSHP, from the coding sequence ATGCCTGCACCGCTGATCGAGTTCCCCGCTGACGACGCCGATCGCGCTCGCCGTTTCTGGCACGGTGTGCTGGACGCCGAGCTCGCGCCGAGGCCCACAGAAGCAGGCTCTGGGTGGGAGATCGACCAAGACGGCCTTCGCCTCGGGGTCCATAAGCGCGGGCCGGGTCCCGGCGACACCGCCTCCCTCCCCTACTTCACCGTCACCGACCTGGCGGCTGCAGTCGAGCGCGTCCTCGCGCTCGGCGGCGCGGTCATACATCCCGGCGAGCGGTACGCGGTCTGCCGGGACTCCGAGGGCAGCCCATTCGCGCTCGCCGCTGCGCCTCGGGATTCGCATCCTTGA
- a CDS encoding SDR family NAD(P)-dependent oxidoreductase, translating to MTTSLITGANKGLGLETARQLMAAGHQVWIGARHPDRGQQAADQLGARFVRLDVTDDASVAAAVEIVGALDVLVNNAGISGGRISPSEATADDMRTVYETNVFGPVRVLHAFIPLLEKSEAPVVVNVSSGVGSLGLAADPDGPWREANYPVYASSKAALNMLTIRYAAAFPNMRINSVEPGFTATDFNRHRGTQTVEQGAEAIIRYALITPHGPTGGFFDRNGAEVW from the coding sequence ATGACTACATCGCTCATCACGGGGGCAAACAAGGGACTGGGACTCGAGACCGCTCGCCAGCTCATGGCCGCGGGCCACCAGGTGTGGATCGGGGCGCGCCACCCGGACCGCGGACAGCAGGCCGCTGATCAACTGGGCGCGCGATTTGTGCGACTCGATGTCACCGACGACGCCTCGGTTGCTGCTGCGGTCGAGATCGTTGGCGCATTGGACGTGCTTGTGAACAACGCCGGTATCAGCGGCGGGCGGATCAGCCCCAGCGAGGCCACGGCTGACGACATGCGCACTGTCTATGAGACGAACGTGTTCGGACCCGTCCGCGTCCTCCATGCATTCATCCCGCTGCTCGAGAAGTCAGAGGCGCCCGTCGTCGTCAACGTCTCGAGCGGCGTCGGCTCTCTCGGCCTCGCTGCCGACCCTGACGGTCCCTGGCGCGAGGCGAACTACCCCGTGTACGCGTCGTCCAAAGCGGCGCTCAACATGCTCACCATCCGATACGCCGCCGCCTTCCCGAACATGCGGATCAACTCTGTCGAGCCGGGTTTCACCGCGACCGACTTCAACCGGCACCGAGGCACGCAGACGGTCGAGCAAGGGGCCGAGGCGATTATCCGCTACGCGCTGATCACCCCTCATGGGCCGACCGGGGGCTTCTTCGATCGCAATGGCGCCGAAGTCTGGTGA
- a CDS encoding TIGR03618 family F420-dependent PPOX class oxidoreductase, whose protein sequence is MDLDQARAFMREHHRAVLATRTMGGGVQQSPVLVNVDGVGRAIVSSRETAYKVRNLRRDPWAQACVVTDGFFGQWLFVEGRASVVSLPEAMDPLIDYYKRFPDEDPDWDDYRARMERERRVLIRIDLERAGPDSSG, encoded by the coding sequence GTGGATCTCGATCAGGCGCGCGCGTTCATGCGCGAACACCATCGCGCGGTGCTGGCAACCCGCACGATGGGTGGCGGCGTCCAGCAGAGCCCAGTCCTTGTGAACGTGGACGGCGTGGGACGGGCGATCGTCTCTAGCCGTGAGACCGCCTACAAGGTCCGCAACCTGCGTCGCGACCCCTGGGCTCAGGCCTGCGTCGTGACCGATGGCTTCTTCGGGCAGTGGCTGTTCGTCGAGGGGCGCGCAAGCGTCGTCTCCCTGCCCGAGGCCATGGATCCGCTGATCGACTACTACAAGCGCTTCCCGGACGAGGACCCGGACTGGGACGACTATCGAGCCCGGATGGAGCGCGAACGCCGCGTGCTGATCCGGATCGACCTCGAGCGCGCCGGACCCGACAGCTCGGGCTGA
- a CDS encoding alpha/beta hydrolase, translated as MRVVFVHGACVKDGSWWWHPTAELLAERGIASEAPSLPSCGETDEPTSAQGPGLVEDVAAVRGSLTASGEPTIVVAHSYGGIVAAEAAAGIDAVRHLLLVSSYLPEVGQSLSSFGGEEPTPFLDIDPEGGTFTVRTDALAETFLQDCDSEIQRQAADKTARQSLAVLEQPVQSAAWHHVGSTYLVCAEDRGTPAKRQREFADRAGGVVELDAGHHPFLSQPAAVRDLVLSL; from the coding sequence ATGAGAGTCGTTTTTGTGCATGGGGCATGCGTCAAGGACGGGTCGTGGTGGTGGCACCCGACTGCTGAGCTGCTGGCCGAGCGCGGCATCGCCAGCGAGGCGCCCTCCCTGCCCAGCTGCGGCGAAACGGATGAGCCGACGAGCGCCCAGGGACCGGGGCTCGTCGAGGACGTCGCCGCGGTCCGGGGATCGCTCACGGCGAGCGGTGAGCCGACCATCGTGGTCGCCCACAGCTACGGCGGCATCGTCGCCGCGGAGGCAGCAGCGGGCATCGACGCCGTGCGCCATCTGCTGCTCGTGTCCAGCTATCTGCCCGAAGTCGGCCAGAGCCTCTCCTCGTTCGGCGGCGAGGAGCCCACTCCGTTCCTCGACATCGATCCCGAAGGCGGCACGTTCACCGTCCGGACAGATGCCTTGGCCGAGACGTTCCTTCAAGACTGCGACTCGGAGATCCAGCGACAGGCCGCGGACAAGACGGCCCGTCAGAGCCTGGCGGTCCTCGAGCAACCCGTGCAGTCAGCAGCCTGGCACCATGTCGGCTCGACGTACCTCGTATGCGCCGAGGACCGGGGGACTCCCGCCAAACGGCAACGCGAATTCGCCGATCGGGCAGGGGGTGTCGTCGAGCTCGACGCCGGCCACCACCCCTTTCTGTCCCAGCCGGCCGCCGTCCGCGACCTGGTGCTGAGTCTGTGA